The sequence TCGCTTCTGCCGGATCTTCCTTCAGGTTAAACAGCTCAAATTCCTCACGGTTCAGCTTGCCGGTATGCAGCTTCATGTCGTTGTCAACCAATGCGCACTCACTTCCATGCCGGAAAAAGATCGGGGTCTCACGTTTTCCCTGCTTTCCATTGAACAGCGGATAAAGGCTGACGCCATCGATCGGCTTGAGAAAAACCGTATCAGGCAGGTTCAGGATCTCCCCTATGGTCGGAAAGATGTCCATCGTGCACGCCGGGTAATCGGTAACCCGTGGCTTGATCACCGCCGGCCATTCGACAATGCCCGGCACGCGGATCCCGCCTTCCCAGAGGCTGCCCTTGAATCCTTTCAGTCCGCCGACGGTATCAGGCTTGATATTTCCCAATCCGCCATTGTCGCTATTGAACCACACGATGGTGTTTTCCGCCACTCCCAGCTCACGCAGCCCTGCGCGCAGCACCCCCACCGCGCGGTCAAAGGCAACCAACTCACCGTAATGGTTCTTGCTCCTCTCATTCAGGTTTGCGAAGGCCGCCTTGTCCTCCTCGCTTGCGACAGATGGCGAATGAGGTGAGCCATCCCAAATCACCGCGAAGAAGGGCTTGTCGTCCTTCGCCGCATCTTTCATGAACTCCAGGGCTGCGTCCACAATGATGCCCGAACTATCCCCCTTGAGTTCAACAAACTGACCCTTGCGGCTCATGATCGGATTCAGGTCAAAATAGTTTGTCACAGACAGCCATTCATCAAAACCGAACGCCCCCGGATTGTGCTTGTCATCCCCGAACAACGGAACTCCGGGACCGATCGTTCCATTCAGGTGCCATTTGCCGAAATGTCCCGTGGCATAGCCATTGCCCTGAAGCGCCTGCGCCACCGTCATCTCCTGCAAGCGCAGAGCGCAACCATGCGCCTGTGCGCCCGTGCGATTCGCGTTTCGGCCGGTCAGCACACTCGCCCTTGTCGGCGAGCAGCTTGGCGAGCCCGCATAGAAGCGGTCGAAGCGCAGACCACCCGCGGCCATCGCGTCGAGATTGGGTGTCTTCAGCACCGGATGGTTGTAGTATCCCGTCTGTCCCCACCCCTGGTCGTCGGTCATGATCAGCACGATGTTCGGCTTGCCCGGTGTCTTGGTGTCCGCACTGAGGCCTGCCAGTCCCAGGTAAAGGCTGAAGGCAACAATTAGGATCGGAAAACGGGAGAGGTTCGGCATCTGCATATCAGCAAGTCATTTGGGAGTTGTTAGGAATCAAAGGTTTTCACTTCGCCCTTGGCTAATTTCATGCTTGGAACTTGGTCGCCTCGCTTCGAGGCTTACGAGAATTGCCAGGACTTTGCTTTTGCGGTGAGAGCCGTTGGGAGAGGGGCTTGCGGCATCCGCCCGGGGCGGGGCGGTTACTTGGCGAAGCTTTCGTAGGCGGTGCCCAGCTGGGATCGCTCCGGCGACGGCCCCTCGGTCACCCGGAACCGGTAGCGGAGGGTGATCGACTCGCCGTCGGCCAGCTTGATGGCCGGGAACTCGCCGAAGCGACCGTAGTCGCGGTAGGCGGACCAGCGTGAACCGTCGGGGTTATCCGGATGGCTCATGTGCTGGACGGTCCATGTCTTGCCATCGGCCTCGAAGGTCTGGGCGACCCAGGGGAGGCCGGGGTTCTTCTTGGGCGTGATGCCTTCCTCATGAAAGGTGTAGCGGGCGCTCTTGTTCCCGGCCACTTCCTGGCTCGGCCGGAAATGGATGCCGGCATGCTCCGGGTCACCCCCGAGTTCGACGGCGCCGTGGGCGGCGGTCAGCTTGCTGGTGAAGTCGATCAGGGCATACGCACCCTCGTCGGAGAAGTGCACGGTCAGGGTGCGGGACTCCTCTAGGACGGGATGGCCCTCGTTTCCGATCCAGTCGATGCGGCTCGTCATGCTCGCCGATTCAGCGGCACTCTTCTTCTCGGTGAACGAGACATGCTTCTGTGTGGTGTCGCGCACGTGCCAGAGGTCGTGGTTCCGGCCGTCGTGCCTGATCTTGTTCCAGCCGATGAAAATCCCGCGGTGGTGGGGATACTTTCCGCCGGGGCCTTTCGTGATCGGCTTTCCGCCGGGACCGAGGACATGGTGGAAGACCTTGGCGGTGTCGAACGTGACCTTGCCATCATCCCCGATCTCGTGGGCGTATTCGTAACGCAACACCGGTGCGCCGTCGGCAGCGAGTATGGTGAGGTGCTTCCCCGCTTCATCGACGAACGACGGCTCTGCGTGCGCGGCGACGAGCGGCAGGACGAAGACGAAGGAGCCAAGCAGAAGGGCACGTTTTTCCATCGAATTCCGATACTCCCGATATTCGCCCTTTCTGGCAAAAAATCTCACCCAAGCCCCGCGATCCGAGGACATAGGGCTTACTGGTTCGGTGGCATCGGTGTTCATCATGGGTCTTCCTTTCTACGCAGGTTTGTTAATGTGCTTGCCACCATGCCGGAACCCAAGGGCTACAGGCGGGGCGCCCGTTTGCGTCAGGGGAAAAGCCAAGCAGGCGCCCATTCCATGCGCCAGTCCCCAAAGCGGGGACAGCCGGAATCAGCCCCTTGGCCTTTTCTCCACGGGATTCGGGGAAGAAGCGGCTGATTTTTCGGTAACGTTTGGTGATTCGTAGCCTTTCCAAACAGGTGAGCAGTAGAGAGCCGGACCCCGGAACGACCCGGGGCTACGGGCAGCAGTTGCAGGAGATCGTCCAGCAACTGACCGCTTCCCAAACGAGAATCCACGCCTTCATTGCCTCGCTCATGCCGGGCAGCCGTGCCCGCTACCGGCCCGGGTCGAACTTCCTCGCCTAGGCGTTTTCCATCGCCCGCTTCCAGGTGCTCAGCCAGCACAAGCGCGACAGGCGCGACAAGAGGCTGGCGCTCTCCTCCCATCTCCTGAATCTGCTAACCGAGGAGGTGCCGACAGGCGAGAGTCACGATGACTGCATGAATGCACATGAAGGCTGCAAATCCAATCCCACAGAAAGCCATCGAACCGACGCCTGATCAGGTCATCTAACCAACGACATCGTGCTGCATCTCATCGGCAAATTCTCCCCAACCACCTATCCCCGAGGCTGTTGGAATAGCGCGACTGCTTCCAATACTACCTGCCTCAACACGGCGGATGAGGGGGTCGGAGAGGCCAGGCAATATCTGGAAACCTGGAGCCAGGACGGCGATCTCTGTTATTTTGAGTGCGGTGAAGAGGAATAGGCGGCTGTGTTGCTGCACCGCTTCGCAGCAGCGGGCGCTGCGATCCAATACCAGATCATGCATCAAATGAATGCCGAAGAGGTGCTCGCCCATGACGTGGCGCCACGGGGCGACGATCCGGAATGGATCGAGGAACTGCCCGCCGATATCACCGAGAACCTGATCATGACCCTCTACTACGGACACTTCATGTGCAATGTCTTTCACCAGGACTACATCTTCAAGAAAGGCACGGAAACCGAAGTCGTCAAAACAGTCATGGAGCAGCGACTGGAGGCGAAGGGTGCCAAGCTGCCGGCCGAACACAACATCAGCCACATCTTCAAGGCGGAGCCGGCTCTCAGGGAATTTTATTTGGAACTTGATCCCACACATATTTTCAATCCTGGCATCGGAAAGCGGCGCAAGCACGGTTACTCAACTCGATCGACTCCACTGGCCAAAGACCCCAAAAACTTTGGTTGACCCAAGTGATCGAGTGTGGTCGGGACGGCCGGATTGACTGCATTACGCCCAGTCCAAGCGGAATGCGGCTACCAGCAACCCTACGGGCTTTCAAACTTGCTTCCCATCTGGAAGCCAACAAAAAAGCCACCCGCCTGTGGGTGGCTTTAAATTGGTCGGGACGGCCAGATTGAGGTTTCTCCAAAACCTCCAAGCGAAGTGCATGGCCCTCCGGCAATGAGAGAGTATATTGCTCGCTAACAACTCGCCTTGCTTTCGAACTTCCGCCATAGCGGAATGGTTCTCACAGACCTTCCCGCCAAATAAAAAACCACCCCCAAGGGGCGGTTCCTTTAAAATGGTCGGGACGGCCAGATTGGCTCCACCCCGTTCCGCCCAAGCGGCGTGCGAAATGCTCCTCCGGATTTCGGTTGGGGCAACTCAGCCGCTGCAAGCGGCTCCTGCTTTCGAACTTTCCGCCGCGCGGAAGGATCTCACCGACCGTTCCGGAAAACCAAAAACCTCCCGCAAGGGGAGGTTTTTGGGTGGTCGGGACGGCCAGATTCGAACTGACGACATCCTGCTCCCAAAGCAGGCGCTCTACCAGGCTGAGCTACGTCCCGAGTGGTTGGGGGCGGGAAATTGATGCAACGAGCACCGGGACGCAAGGATATTTCACAGGCTCGCCGAGGAATTGTTCCCACAAGGCGGGAGACAGGGCGCCTCCGACACCCAAGCCCATGGAGCCCGGGGCGCATCATGCCTTGCCACCCATGGCAGGCAAAGCTGCAAATCGCCCCTCTTCCAGCAGGACTGCATTGAGGCTTCCCTGGCCTCTTGCACCCCCCATGCATCCCACGGATCCGTTTGGGCAGAAAAAAGATCGACGCACCGGATCCAGCAAGCTTGTATGGGAAATCTGGGTTAGCTCCTTCTTTCCCGGGGCGAAAAAACACACATTACGGAAAAATCATGGGTAATCGGAATAACAGCATATTGGCCCTGGCTTCGGCGCTGGGGTTGGGGCTTGGCGCGGGGAGCGCGACGGCGCAAACAACCATCGATGTCGGCGGAGCCGGCGTGATCGGCACCACCCCGCTGGCTGTGGACGGCGGCAGGGCAACCGTGCCCAACAACGGGGCGAACTGGCAGGCCGCAGGCGGGGCCGGCATCGTTTATTCCAGCCTCACGAGCCCGCAGTTCGTCGTGCCCGCCACCCATGTGGACGGCCAGATGCTGACCCTCAAATTCACGCACCGCTACAATTTCGAGGATGACTGGGACGGCGGCGTGGTTTTCGCAAACATCAACGGAGCCGGCGAAACGTATGTGGATGAGAACGCATTCTCCCAGAACGGCTATACGAAAAACAACCTGATCGGCTCGGTATGGACGGATGGCAGGTGGGCTTTCAACAGCGCGACCACCGGTTGGCTCGCCGGTAATTTGGTCGAAACCATCGCAACCATAGGGCCGGTCAACCGGGGGGACACCGTCTCAATCACTTTCAGGGGCGGCTGGGACGATGCCTACAACCAGCCGGAGGATCCTGCCAGCCCCTACGGCAGCCCCGGCCCGGCCTGGGAGATCGGCAGTTTCCATCTAAGCGATAGCTCCAGCACGGCATTCTCGGAAATCAATTTCACCACCGACGGCCCCTCGGATTTCAGCGTCGCCAGCGACGCCCGCCTCTCCGGCCCGTGGAGTTATCCGAGGATCACATCACGCTTCGAGATCACGGACGCCCCGTCTTCCGACAGTTACGTTCCGGACACCCAGCCGAGCGTGATCGACCTCAACGGCATCGATGTCGAGATCTCCCTGCTAGCGGGGACGCTTGTCGGAGGGGAGGTTTTCACGCTCTTCGACCTTACCGGAGGTTCGACCCTGGCGGGTTCGATCAACAGCATCAGCCTTCCCCCCATTGGGCAATGGGACACCAGCGCCCTCGCGACGGCAGGGACGATTACCTTCGTTTCCCCTCCCCCTGAGCTTACATGGAACATCGCAGGCGGTGGAGACTGGGATTTCGTCACACCGAATTGGATCGGGAGTTCGACCCTTTTCACCGACGGAGCCAACGTCACATTCAACAACCCGGCTGGCGGGGTCATCAAGGTCGTCAACCAGGGCACTGCACCGAACCGGATCACGGTGGATTCCGCCGGCACCTACAAGCTTGTTTCCGGGGTCGTCCCCACCGGTGTTGCGAATTCGATTTCCTCCGGGGCTTTGGTGAAAAACGGACCCGGAACACTTCAGATCGGAGATGACACGCTCAACCAGCAATTTGGCGGCACCCCGAACATCCATTCCAATAATTTCTCGAGTGTTACGATCAACTCGGGAACCCTGAAATACAATTCCATCCAAGCACTTGGAACCGGGACGCTGACCCTCGCCGGAGGCGTGACGGTGATCCAGGCGCGCGTCGAGGGGCGGATCTTCACGAACAACGAGGACATCAAGAACGATGTTGTGCTCAGCGGTGGGCTTGTGAACCTGCCGATGGCCTTCGGCAGCGAAAACAAGGGGATCTGGATCTCGAAGACCTGCACGGGCCCCGGGGGATTCAACGTCACGGGCGACAGCCGGTATCTGGGGCTTTCCAATGCCGGGAACAGCTTCGGAGGCGGGATCACCCTGACGACCACCGCCACCAACAACCCGGCGGTTGTGGACTTCAGCACCTACACCTCCCTGGGGACGGGAACCCTGACGATCACCGAAAACCTGATCACCAACACCTCCCCGCGCGGCGGCCTGACGAGCCGTGCCGACCTTCCCGGAAACGAAAGCTTTCCCAACGGTGTGACCAATCCGGTCATCACCGCCACGGGCAAGTTTTTCAACATCCATTGTGCGAATGCCGCACATAGCCTGCAACTCGGCGGAGTGATCTCGGGAGGGGGCACGGTGCGCAAGTGGAAGAACGCCAGCACTGTGATTCTCTCCGGGGCAAACACCTACACCGGCGGCACCCGGATCGATGCCGGGACCATCGCCCTTGGAGCGGACAACACGCTCCCCGACACGGCGCCTGTGATCCTCGGTGCGGGCACGCTCGATGCCGCCACATTCAGCGACAAGACGGGAACCCTGGATCCGACGGCGGCGGGCTTCATCAACCTGGGTGCCGGAGGGGCACTCGCCTTCGCGGACAGCAGCGAGGTCGATTGGACAGGTGGCACGATCGAGGTTTCGGGAACATTCGTATCCGGTTCCTCGCTGCGTTTCGGCACGGACTCCGGCGGCCTGTCCGCCAACCAGATCGCGCAGATCACCGTGCCGGGCATCAGCCCGCTGGCCCTCGATGATAACGGATACCTGATCCAATACGTGGAACCGAACTTCGCGAACTGGATCTCGGGTTTTCCGGGGGTCGGGTCCCTCACAGGCTTCCATGATGACGCGGACGGCGACGGCAACGCCAACGGCTTGGAAAACTTCTTCGGCACCGATCCGGGCGCTTTCACGCCGGGCATCATTCTCGGCACACCGGGCGGCGGCAGTTTCAGCTTCACCCACCCGCAGAATCCGTCGCCGGTCAGCGACATCACCGCCCCGGCCTACTCCTGGTCGAAAAATCTCGCAACTTTCCATGCGGATGGCGCGACAGACGGCGAGGGGACGACCGTGGATTTCTCTCCGCTGGCAGGCGGAGGCACGGCAACGGTGACGGCAACGGTGAGCGGGACGCCGACGGATAAGCTCTTCATACGTGTGGGAGTCGGACAGATCGTGTTCAACCCCATCCTGCTGGATGAGAATTTCGACGCCGACACCGCCCTGCCGGCCGGATGGGTCAGCAACGGCCCCGTCGCCGGGACGAATTGGGAAGTGGGCAATCCTACCGGAGGGTATGCCACAGGCCCCGTGGGCGGCGCGAACAGCCCTGACCATTGTGTGGGGACCAACATTTCCTCGAACGGCGGCGAGTACACCTCCTCCACCGACATCACGCTGAAATCACCCATCCTCACGATCCCGGGCGGCAGCCCGGCGACCCTCACCTTCGCCCAATTCGTGGATACCGACCTCACCGGGGACTTTGCTTCCGTTCGCATCCTGGATGCCGACAACGCGGATGCCCCCATCGCCGGGGTAGGGATCCTCAACATCGAAGGCGACGGGACAGGTGCGGCATGGGCGCAAAGGACCCTGGAAATGCCATTGCCCGCCGTGGGTGGGAAGAACATACGCGTCGAGTTCCGCTTCACCAGCGATGCGATCACGAACTACGGCGGCTACTACATCGACGATGTGAAGGTCGTCATACCAGAGCCTTGACCCCATCCCGGGGTATCGGACGGAAGCCTTCTCCGGCAGGGGCTTCCGTCAGAACTCGCCCTTGAAGGAACAGCGAACCGTGGGGGCATTGAAGGTCATCGTCTCGTCATACATTTTGCGTGTCCATTCACCCTTTGGTGAATAACCAGCCGAAGAAGATTGGCATTTGCCTCTGTCCTCGAGCAATTGAACCAATCGGGGTATTGGCTCAAGGAGCGCACCTGCGGCGGCGGAGCATGAGGAAAGTCGACAAACCGATGAGCGCGGCCGAGGAAGGTTCGGGAATCACGGAAAACATATCCGCCGCCTCGGTTCCGATCCGGATTTCGTCGAAAGCAACCTGATCGATTTGACCGTCGCCATTGGGGGTGTTCGCATTCTGCCTGGAGAGGGTAATTGTCGTCAGGTCGGCTGCGATGCCGGTTCCAGAGAACGTGTAGGTTGCGTCCGCATTGGCATTGGTGAGATCGCCCGCGCTTGCAGGGTTCACGAACAGGCGGGCCGTATCCGGATTCCCTGGACTCAAATCCAGCTTGATCACGAAATGCGCCGCTTCATCTGTGATCGCTTTGCCGGAACTCAGGTCACCGAAAGACCCTGAATCATTTCGAATCAGGCGCCATTGGGTGGAGCTCGAAGGCCAGATACCTGCACCAATCCGGTCGTTGTTAGCGCTTGTGTTGAGGGAAAGCCACATCTGTGTCGGATCACTGCCGCCCTTTTCGGCCAGCCAACCTACATAAACCGTTCCGCTCGAAATCCCTGACGCAAGATTCCTGCTCATGCCGGTGAATTGAGATGTGGTCACTGCTGTCTGCGCTTTGCCGCCCGATGCAGGCAGGGAACCGTAGGTTAGACCTCCACCGGCATCGACAAGTCCCCCGGTCCAGTTGTTCGCCCAGCCAAAGCCCTGCCCTTGGCCGCCCAGATTACCTGCCGTGTAGCCGACGAATTGATCGTAAGCGAGCAACGCGGCTTGGGCGGAATGCGTCGATACGGCGATTGCGCATACAACCGGCAAACATGAGGCCTTAAAACTGACCCCGAAGGAGAGTCTTGAAATCATCCGCCGATTATTGGACGCCAACCCATTGCATCAAGTTTTTTTTGACCACGCCATCATGGCTCCAAGGTCATCGGAGCTGAAGAACTCGGTGAAGCGTAGGCTTCCCCGACGAGGGAACATTTGAAAACAAAGGATAGGGCAGGCTTGGGGATGGTCGCCTGGCCGCAACGGGGCGGCCAGGCGAGGCAGTTTGTCGGGCGGTTGCCGACGCTTGTGTATCCCTAGAACTCGCCCTTGAACGAGCAGCGCGCGGTGGGGGTTTCGAAAATCACGATCTCGGCGAGACCGGGGAGTTGCGGCTCGAGTTTTTTCCAGAACCAGCCGGCCATGATCTCGATGGTTGGGCTTTCCAGTCCCTCGATGTCGTTCAGGTAGGAATGGTCGAGTTGCTCCAGAAGGGGATTCATCGCGTTTGAAATGAGCTTGTGGTCGTAGATCCAGCCGATTTTCTCATCGACCGTGCCCTCGATGTGGATCTCCACCTTGAAGCTATGCCCATGCATGTGGCGGCACTTGTGGCCTTCCGGCAGTGAGGGCAGTGTATGGGCGGCCTCGAAGCGGAAGTCTTTCGTGATTCTGGCTTTCATCGTCTGGCAGGAGACTAGGCAGCTTTCGCGAAATAGGGAATCCAGAACCTCGGAAGGGATTTTTTGATGGATTGCACTCCCCGCGGACGTAAGTTCTGGTGTGTTTCCGAGGAAAAACCTGATCGCCATGAGCCTGCTTGCAGCTGCCCTCACCGCCTGCAAGAAGCCCGTTGAAACTGCTGCGGATACCTACGAGAAGAAGGAGGGGATGGTGAAAATCCCGGGCGGCACGACGATGATGGGTTCCGACGGCGTGTTCGAGACTCCATACGGCAGGAAGGAATTCCCTGAGGAAAACCCGAAGGTGAAGATCGAGGTCTCCGGTTTCTGGATCGATGAAACCGAGGTGACCAACGCGCAGTTCCGCAAATTCGTTGAGGAAACCGGATACGTCACCTTTGCCGAGCAAGAGCTGGATATCTCCACCCTGCCGCCGGAAGCCCTCGCCAAGCTCCCGCCGCCTCCGCTCAAAAACGGAGCCATCATTTTCAATTCGCCGGAAACATTCGAGGGGCCTGTCATGGAGCCGGGAGCCTACCTGCAATGGTGGAAGTGGGATCCCGAGGCAAGTTGGAAGCATCCGCGCGGCAAGGGCTCCGACCTCAAGGGACGCGACGATTTCCCTGTCAGCTGTGTCACCTACGACGATGCCGCCGCGTACGCGAAATGGGCTGGGAAACGCCTCCCCACCGAGGCCGAGTGGGAATTTGCAGCCCGCGGCGGGCTGGAAGGGAAAATGTACACCTGGGGCGACGAGCTGAAGCCCGGCGACAAATGGATGGCCAACACCTTCCAGGGCACTTTCCCCACCGAGGACACCCGCGAGGACGGCTTCGCAGGCCCCTCACCGGTGAGATCCTACCCGCCAAACGGCTACGGCCTCTACGACATGGCAGGCAATGTCTGGGAAATCTGCTCCGATTTCTACGATCCGGAATACCGCAGCGAATGCGAGAAATGCGATCCCAAGGGACCGGACACATGGATCAACATGAACACCGGGCAGAAGTCCGGCGGTGCGCCAAACCACGTAACCAAGGGCGGCTCCTACCTCTGCCACGTCTCCTACTGCATGCGCTACCGCCCCGGTGCCCGTCACTCGATTGAGAATGACTCCCCACCTGCCACCACCGGCTTCCGCTGTGTGAAGGATCTGTGAAACCCGCCGCAGGCCGGAACTAGCGTTCCAGCAGGCGCGCCACATGCTTGGCGAGCATGTCCGCCTCAAGGTTCACCGTGTCACCTGGCTTCGCATCAAGCAGATTCGTGTGGGAAAACGTATGCGGCGTGATCCAGAAAACGGCCGAGGCATCTTTCAGGTCCGCGATGGTCAGCGAGATCCCGTCTATCGCAATCGAGCCCTTCGCCACGCAGAGCCGGAGGATGTCGGCCGGCAGCGAGACCTCCACCACATGATCCTGCCCGTTTGCCTCGAGGGAAACGATCTGTCCCACCGCATCGACATGGCCTTGCACGAAGTGCCCGCCCAGCCTGTCGCCGACGCGCAGCGCCCTCTCAAGGTTCACGAGGGAACCCTCGGAAAGTTTCCCCAGTGATGTCACCCGCAAGGTTTGCGCCAGCACATCGAAATGCACGGCCTCAGGGGAAATCCCGGCCACCGTGAGGCAACAACCGTTGACCGCCACGGAATCGCCCAACACCAGTTCACCGGCGAAAGGGATGGAAATACCCAACCGAGCCTGCTCGCCGAGGTGCGCGAGCGTGGCGACTTTTCCCAATGATTCGACGAGTCCGGT comes from Akkermansiaceae bacterium and encodes:
- a CDS encoding sulfatase-like hydrolase/transferase, with the translated sequence MPNLSRFPILIVAFSLYLGLAGLSADTKTPGKPNIVLIMTDDQGWGQTGYYNHPVLKTPNLDAMAAGGLRFDRFYAGSPSCSPTRASVLTGRNANRTGAQAHGCALRLQEMTVAQALQGNGYATGHFGKWHLNGTIGPGVPLFGDDKHNPGAFGFDEWLSVTNYFDLNPIMSRKGQFVELKGDSSGIIVDAALEFMKDAAKDDKPFFAVIWDGSPHSPSVASEEDKAAFANLNERSKNHYGELVAFDRAVGVLRAGLRELGVAENTIVWFNSDNGGLGNIKPDTVGGLKGFKGSLWEGGIRVPGIVEWPAVIKPRVTDYPACTMDIFPTIGEILNLPDTVFLKPIDGVSLYPLFNGKQGKRETPIFFRHGSECALVDNDMKLHTGKLNREEFELFNLKEDPAEATNIAKAHPEVFERMKARYLEWNATVDASVEVGDYPEGRVLPLDAYAQRHKWVDDDRYKPYFDEWKNRPEYANDIKKAPKKKADK
- a CDS encoding PmoA family protein, with product MEKRALLLGSFVFVLPLVAAHAEPSFVDEAGKHLTILAADGAPVLRYEYAHEIGDDGKVTFDTAKVFHHVLGPGGKPITKGPGGKYPHHRGIFIGWNKIRHDGRNHDLWHVRDTTQKHVSFTEKKSAAESASMTSRIDWIGNEGHPVLEESRTLTVHFSDEGAYALIDFTSKLTAAHGAVELGGDPEHAGIHFRPSQEVAGNKSARYTFHEEGITPKKNPGLPWVAQTFEADGKTWTVQHMSHPDNPDGSRWSAYRDYGRFGEFPAIKLADGESITLRYRFRVTEGPSPERSQLGTAYESFAK
- a CDS encoding choice-of-anchor J domain-containing protein; translated protein: MGNRNNSILALASALGLGLGAGSATAQTTIDVGGAGVIGTTPLAVDGGRATVPNNGANWQAAGGAGIVYSSLTSPQFVVPATHVDGQMLTLKFTHRYNFEDDWDGGVVFANINGAGETYVDENAFSQNGYTKNNLIGSVWTDGRWAFNSATTGWLAGNLVETIATIGPVNRGDTVSITFRGGWDDAYNQPEDPASPYGSPGPAWEIGSFHLSDSSSTAFSEINFTTDGPSDFSVASDARLSGPWSYPRITSRFEITDAPSSDSYVPDTQPSVIDLNGIDVEISLLAGTLVGGEVFTLFDLTGGSTLAGSINSISLPPIGQWDTSALATAGTITFVSPPPELTWNIAGGGDWDFVTPNWIGSSTLFTDGANVTFNNPAGGVIKVVNQGTAPNRITVDSAGTYKLVSGVVPTGVANSISSGALVKNGPGTLQIGDDTLNQQFGGTPNIHSNNFSSVTINSGTLKYNSIQALGTGTLTLAGGVTVIQARVEGRIFTNNEDIKNDVVLSGGLVNLPMAFGSENKGIWISKTCTGPGGFNVTGDSRYLGLSNAGNSFGGGITLTTTATNNPAVVDFSTYTSLGTGTLTITENLITNTSPRGGLTSRADLPGNESFPNGVTNPVITATGKFFNIHCANAAHSLQLGGVISGGGTVRKWKNASTVILSGANTYTGGTRIDAGTIALGADNTLPDTAPVILGAGTLDAATFSDKTGTLDPTAAGFINLGAGGALAFADSSEVDWTGGTIEVSGTFVSGSSLRFGTDSGGLSANQIAQITVPGISPLALDDNGYLIQYVEPNFANWISGFPGVGSLTGFHDDADGDGNANGLENFFGTDPGAFTPGIILGTPGGGSFSFTHPQNPSPVSDITAPAYSWSKNLATFHADGATDGEGTTVDFSPLAGGGTATVTATVSGTPTDKLFIRVGVGQIVFNPILLDENFDADTALPAGWVSNGPVAGTNWEVGNPTGGYATGPVGGANSPDHCVGTNISSNGGEYTSSTDITLKSPILTIPGGSPATLTFAQFVDTDLTGDFASVRILDADNADAPIAGVGILNIEGDGTGAAWAQRTLEMPLPAVGGKNIRVEFRFTSDAITNYGGYYIDDVKVVIPEP
- a CDS encoding PEP-CTERM sorting domain-containing protein (PEP-CTERM proteins occur, often in large numbers, in the proteomes of bacteria that also encode an exosortase, a predicted intramembrane cysteine proteinase. The presence of a PEP-CTERM domain at a protein's C-terminus predicts cleavage within the sorting domain, followed by covalent anchoring to some some component of the (usually Gram-negative) cell surface. Many PEP-CTERM proteins exhibit an unusual sequence composition that includes large numbers of potential glycosylation sites. Expression of one such protein has been shown restore the ability of a bacterium to form floc, a type of biofilm.), whose protein sequence is MISRLSFGVSFKASCLPVVCAIAVSTHSAQAALLAYDQFVGYTAGNLGGQGQGFGWANNWTGGLVDAGGGLTYGSLPASGGKAQTAVTTSQFTGMSRNLASGISSGTVYVGWLAEKGGSDPTQMWLSLNTSANNDRIGAGIWPSSSTQWRLIRNDSGSFGDLSSGKAITDEAAHFVIKLDLSPGNPDTARLFVNPASAGDLTNANADATYTFSGTGIAADLTTITLSRQNANTPNGDGQIDQVAFDEIRIGTEAADMFSVIPEPSSAALIGLSTFLMLRRRRCAP
- the queD gene encoding 6-carboxytetrahydropterin synthase QueD, which gives rise to MKARITKDFRFEAAHTLPSLPEGHKCRHMHGHSFKVEIHIEGTVDEKIGWIYDHKLISNAMNPLLEQLDHSYLNDIEGLESPTIEIMAGWFWKKLEPQLPGLAEIVIFETPTARCSFKGEF
- a CDS encoding formylglycine-generating enzyme family protein is translated as MVKIPGGTTMMGSDGVFETPYGRKEFPEENPKVKIEVSGFWIDETEVTNAQFRKFVEETGYVTFAEQELDISTLPPEALAKLPPPPLKNGAIIFNSPETFEGPVMEPGAYLQWWKWDPEASWKHPRGKGSDLKGRDDFPVSCVTYDDAAAYAKWAGKRLPTEAEWEFAARGGLEGKMYTWGDELKPGDKWMANTFQGTFPTEDTREDGFAGPSPVRSYPPNGYGLYDMAGNVWEICSDFYDPEYRSECEKCDPKGPDTWINMNTGQKSGGAPNHVTKGGSYLCHVSYCMRYRPGARHSIENDSPPATTGFRCVKDL
- a CDS encoding riboflavin synthase codes for the protein MFTGLVESLGKVATLAHLGEQARLGISIPFAGELVLGDSVAVNGCCLTVAGISPEAVHFDVLAQTLRVTSLGKLSEGSLVNLERALRVGDRLGGHFVQGHVDAVGQIVSLEANGQDHVVEVSLPADILRLCVAKGSIAIDGISLTIADLKDASAVFWITPHTFSHTNLLDAKPGDTVNLEADMLAKHVARLLER